From the genome of Solanum stenotomum isolate F172 chromosome 5, ASM1918654v1, whole genome shotgun sequence:
AATGTTACATCTAATTACattgacaatatttttatttaaaatttcatcATTGAGTTAATCTTCACGAGAATAAAGATTCTATAATATGCAAGAAATTCTAGTAAATTTAAAGAAGAGTTAAGAATAAAAGTTCTAGAGTGAGAAGTCTAAAAGAACAACTCCAAAAATAACTAGAggtttaattctaaaaaaatgaagttaGATATATTTTAGAAGAGATTAATAATACTCCGACTAGATATTTCCATCATCACCTATAAATATAGGCAGTTCATTTGAGTTGTTGTTGTGCTCAAATAAGAAATGCTCAAGTGAAGAGTGAATGATCAATTAAGCAAACAAAATTGATCATCAGGTGAGAAATGTGAGAGCAATAAACAAGATTGCTAGAGTGTGggtgaaataaaatattgaacggaaaagggtcaaaattgcccctgaattatgcgaaatagaccacttatacacttcgttacattttgggataaaaaatgcctTTGCcattatcctaagagaccataaataccctcaagggttaacaccccaaatttttagtgacatggcaagccacgtgggactaatccttccacctaagcgttgctaactaggattcactacaaaagaataaGACCTTTAGCGGCGATAATAGTCGCCACAAAATGCCCAGAAATTCATCACTAAAgggtttttaacattaaattctgattttgtgtttttttttcattgtttttaaaaaaaccaaaaatgatatcgattaaggaggagtttgaagacactatatgttttatttttatatcatatgtaaatgtataaaatgtacaatgatgcattatgtAGTACTCcattaattttgatgatttttgtaataatattggatgtttttaatgtTAATAGtccaagttatttattttagaaaattaggttgcaaccgaaaattaattatcatattattttgtttaaaaaatagattttactAGCAAATGGTTGTTGCAGCCTTAGTCGCCattaaaaatcactcataacctttagtggtaatattttaggattttGTGGCGGCTGTTGTCGCCGCTAaaggtttggttcttttgtagtgaatcctagttggcaacgcttaggtggaaggattagtcccacgtgaCTTGCCATGTCACTAAAAATTTGGGGTgctaactcttgagggtatttgtggtctcttaggataacgaCAGGGGCATTTTTGGTTCCcaaatgtaacgaagggtataagtggtttatttttcatagttcaggggcaattttgatccttttccgAATATTGAATGTAGAGATTTGCAAGGCCAAAATTGATCttcatatttaaataataaaatttaagttgtGAGCAATCATTAGTACAGAAAAATGATCAATGTATTACTTAATTTGTAATGTGATCATAGTGATGTAAATGATTGATcagttaaaatttgaagaaaatctCCATAGAGATTATCTCATATCCAATTAAGtgcaataaaaaaaagtatttcattAATGTTAATGTACACaaaatattatgttaaattgAGATCAGATTAATCCCATGAATAATTGATCTCACATATAACATTAATTAATCAACCAAAGGGTTATGGAAGGCCACAATAAGTGAATTTGAtactaaaaaaatgtataatccCAAATAAGAAAATAGCGAAAGCATGTAATCTAATAATGAAGCACTAACCTAATCATCAGAATAAACTTGATCAAACTCACTGTCATATGAATTGGGTAGGTTAGCACCTGGAGGTCCAAGATTTTGGAAGAAATAACCCATATTATTGAAATTAGAATATGCATCACAATCTTCCTTCTCATTTGAATCACTTCCTTCTATATCACTCTTATATGTTGTCGCGATATTACTCGGATAAGACATATTTGATTCAGCAATATGTTGCTGAAAATTAGCATTTATTGTTCCAAGTTCGTCACTAGTCGCATTTTCAGCATCAGTATCAGACATCATTGTGCTACCTGAATCTGTGTTTGTATTTCCTGCATTCACATTCAAGTTGTAGTCATTAATAGTCGTATTTTCAACACCTATATCATGCATTATTTTACTACCTGAATGTGTTGTTTTATGAGCTACATTGAGGTCCAAGTTGTACTCACTTTGAGTATGACGATTCCAAGTGTTAAATGCCGAGCCAGGCCTATGAGTAATGTTTCCTATAATTGGGTCATGTAGCCTTAGTGAACCAAACATTTCCAATAATGGTCTATGCTGATGTTGTTGAAGCACACCGCCAACATTATTTTGCACAGACAAAAATGGATTATTTAATGAATTGTCAATGTTGGGGTAGTGAGGTTGAACCTGAAATTGTGGAGGATAGAGTTTCTCTTGAATTGAACTCACCCCTCTGGCAAAAATGTTGCTGGTATTGAGAGTTGAAAATGGAAACTCTGGTCCCCTTTGGATCTGATTAGGAATATTATTTTGAAGACGGGGCATTGTCCCATATTTTCTATTGCTATTTTTTTGTGGAAATTCACTTAAAGATTCTTGGCCTGATAGACGACGATTACTTTTGTGCTCTTCTGGAGATTTCCAATTGTTGAAACGACATTTCTGAGTGGTGTTAGAAGAACAAAAAACGAAAGGAGAGTTAGACCAtgaatatattcaattttcatgATGATGAAAGTCATTTTAATGAGAAATGTTTTTGGCGTTTTGTAATTTGTGAGCgataaaagtattttataataaCGAATTAATGATTGATAATATCATTCTTTCATTGAATAGTCActaaaaaacaatttaatttgaaatgaataattaatattatcactaaaaaaagtaattaaggtCTATCGCTAATTTTCTTTAATTGGTgagtattttgataaaaaaagggaaaatgcacaagtaccccctCAACCTATTCccgaaatttcagagacacacttatactataataaggagacacacttatactataatAAGGTCCTATTATCCtcccaaacttattttataaataattttctaccccttttcggcctacgtggcactatcaacCAGATAGTTTGAAAAAATTGTTAACATGCGCTGGGCCCTGAAGATAGTTCCACGTAGGTctaaaaggggtagaaaattatttataaaataagttcggggggggggggggggaNatagtataagtgtgtctctgagatttcgggcataagttggaggtacttatgcattttcccataaaaaaaatatttagttctTAAGATTAATAATAGTGTTTGAATAGTTCCTAttggaaaaatataaaactaattattttatgtttttctaatatagaattattattaatatagttGTGGAATAAACAACTTCTCACACAAGAGTTTGATTAAAaatctttacaaataaaatattttttactaacCATGCATGagaaaataactataaaaatattttgtttgtcAAGTGCCTTTTCACTTGACAAACACACACAAACAGTACATGATTAACCACTTAATTCTTTTAAGGATGTAGGTACCTGTAAATGACTCGCTACCTGCATCCTTGTAAGACCAGACACATCCATAACCTCCACTATATCCTTTGGGTAACATCCTACATGTatcataagaaaataaatttagtttaataactataatttttctaaatcaATACATGGTAAATGTAAATACTACAATCATTACACCTTTACTTCAAACAAGATGATGTTAGTTGTAAGTATGAATTCTCATTGTTCATATCTCtatgtataaataaattgaaacgaaattttgataaattgtaAAGTAAACTTACTTCCTTCACCTAATTGTTCCAAACTTTCCATGAATTTCGCATGAAGATCCGCATTCCACTTTACACAGTTCTTTTGCTTAATAACCTTATccttttttctatcttttctattgttcttcctcctcctcttgtATTTTCCATTCAATGTGATATTGTCTTCAGcttcatcaatattatttctatgTTCCTCAGTATTAGCCACATCATTTGTTTCTTTAGATAATACTTCATTATCTCCATCCATATTATTTGTATCAACATCTTTAACAATCCTCTTGTCTCCATCTTCTGATCCTTTTTTCgctttctctctttctatttTTCTCCTCAATACAAATTGCCACAAGTATTTTATAATTTCCTCATTTAGTGGCCTTTGTACAAAAAGGCATGCTCCTTCTTTCAAAGCCTTTTTTGCCAAGAGTTCATTGTATGCATCACATACAACTGCATAATTATTTTAAGGGTtgacaattaaaatttaattgtatTAAACTCTATGTGAATATTTAATTTCAAGAATATTCACTATAAAAGTTATGTTACAAAATAATATTCACTATAAAACTTATCATTTACTAAATATAATAGGCAttaataacaaataactaatGTCACTAAACAACAAAACATTCATTGCTACTCATATTTAACTGTGAATTGTACCAAATTCTTTTAGCTCTAAAGAGTTTAATTACATATTAATAGCAAATTTTGTAGCCGGTTTTTTATAGTGTATTTATAAACGTAATTGCCTTTTCTCACAGTAAATGTCATATATAAGTGAAAGAATAGAATAAATACTTACATAGTGAAATTATATTCAAGGTCATAGCTTGAGCCAAAAGTTTAAAAGAATCCAAATTCGGTGAATGAACACTGATTATAATAACATCAACTTTTTTCTCTCCTTTGGAGAGCATTTCCACTGCTTCTGAAGATGTACGAACCGTAATAACTGTATCAATGCATCTTAAAAGTCAAAAAagaagattatatatatatatatatatatatatattaccatGATGATTTGTTCATTTCTCATATACAAATTCCATCATAATTGTCAAGTTATATTGCACTCTTTAGGTTATGCAATTGCACATATTAATCAACTTATATTGTACTAGATCTCAATCTTAGACAGGTTTACCTAAAAAGAACTatttgcaatattatttttgataaataattgaaTCTATCTATGTAGAGTAAGcgaagaaaaataatggtgcTGTCATCATTATCTTTCAAGTTTGACACTTAATTTGTAAcatttatatgtttttgttaaaaatattatgaaaatttccCATTGTCTAAACAAATTTAAATAGAAGAataaattgattgattattaTAGTTGACCcaaaataaacataatatttgACTAGTATTCATTAAAGTAGATTCAAATTTATTCCTTTGAAATTAAGggggaaaataaaaatat
Proteins encoded in this window:
- the LOC125864014 gene encoding two-component response regulator ARR12-like, coding for MATGYYDIIDEVRVVLVDPETENVTEMVDLLKSYDYKVITVRTSSEAVEMLSKGEKKVDVIIISVHSPNLDSFKLLAQAMTLNIISLFVCDAYNELLAKKALKEGACLFVQRPLNEEIIKYLWQFVLRRKIEREKAKKGSEDGDKRIVKDVDTNNMDGDNEVLSKETNDVANTEEHRNNIDEAEDNITLNGKYKRRRKNNRKDRKKDKVIKQKNCVKWNADLHAKFMESLEQLGEGRCYPKDIVEVMDVSGLTRMQVASHLQKCRFNNWKSPEEHKSNRRLSGQESLSEFPQKNSNRKYGTMPRLQNNIPNQIQRGPEFPFSTLNTSNIFARGVSSIQEKLYPPQFQVQPHYPNIDNSLNNPFLSVQNNVGGVLQQHQHRPLLEMFGSLRLHDPIIGNITHRPGSAFNTWNRHTQSEYNLDLNVAHKTTHSGSKIMHDIGVENTTINDYNLNVNAGNTNTDSGSTMMSDTDAENATSDELGTINANFQQHIAESNMSYPSNIATTYKSDIEGSDSNEKEDCDAYSNFNNMGYFFQNLGPPGANLPNSYDSEFDQVYSDD